In a single window of the Mucilaginibacter defluvii genome:
- a CDS encoding metalloregulator ArsR/SmtB family transcription factor, translating to MGITKTEIFTNEQNKLAVLLKAIAHPARIAILEHIIKANACICGDLVEELGLAQATISQHLKELKNAGLIQGNIDGASVCYCIEPKAWKMLNETLKAFFGSYKGGAESCC from the coding sequence ATGGGCATCACCAAAACAGAGATATTTACTAACGAGCAGAATAAACTGGCTGTGCTTTTAAAAGCTATTGCACACCCTGCACGTATCGCCATCTTAGAGCATATTATCAAGGCTAACGCCTGTATATGCGGCGATTTGGTAGAGGAATTAGGATTGGCTCAAGCCACCATCTCGCAGCACTTAAAGGAACTTAAAAATGCCGGCCTCATCCAGGGTAATATTGATGGGGCAAGTGTTTGCTACTGTATTGAGCCAAAAGCGTGGAAAATGTTAAATGAAACATTAAAGGCATTCTTTGGCTCATATAAGGGCGGGGCAGAAAGCTGTTGCTAA
- a CDS encoding aminopeptidase P family protein, with the protein MEINLFEKQVYTNRREVLKQRFGNDGILLFMGNEESSMNYKDNTYLFRQDSSFLYYFGLDVPSLVATIDTETGEEIIYGNELTIDDIVWTGTLPTVSEMANLVGITHTRPYNAVADYIQNAISKGRTVHILPPYRPENVIKLATWFGKNTAEVKSLVSEKLIRTVVGQRVIKSPLEVAELEKAVNISIDMELAVIKNARPGVKCYELVSQAHQVAIANNARLGYPAIITTQGQTLHTHYYGHELKEGDMVLSDIGAENAMHYGGDLTRTFPAGKKFTTRQAELYNTVLNSMDHAISMLKPGVRYRDIHFAACEKLVEGLVSVGIMKGDPAEAVAAGAHTMFFQCGLGHMLGMDTHDMEDLGEQFVGYTDELKKETGIFGLKSLRLGRELQAGFVLTVEPGIYIIPELIDRWQAENKYADFIDYNVLNTYRDFGGIRIEDNFLITETGHQLLGKYLPKTLHEIEGLK; encoded by the coding sequence ATGGAGATTAACCTATTTGAAAAGCAGGTTTATACCAACCGCCGCGAAGTACTGAAGCAACGTTTTGGTAACGATGGCATTTTGCTGTTTATGGGCAACGAGGAAAGCAGCATGAACTACAAGGATAATACTTATCTTTTCCGTCAGGACAGCAGCTTTTTATATTATTTCGGGCTCGATGTTCCATCGCTGGTTGCTACCATTGATACCGAGACAGGCGAGGAGATCATTTACGGAAACGAGCTTACTATTGACGATATTGTGTGGACAGGCACCCTGCCCACCGTTAGTGAGATGGCTAACCTGGTGGGTATAACCCATACCAGGCCTTACAATGCGGTTGCCGACTATATACAAAACGCCATCAGCAAGGGCCGTACGGTACATATATTGCCACCCTATCGCCCTGAGAATGTGATCAAGCTGGCTACCTGGTTCGGCAAAAATACAGCCGAGGTTAAAAGTCTGGTTTCTGAAAAACTGATCCGCACGGTGGTTGGCCAACGTGTCATCAAATCACCGCTGGAAGTTGCAGAGCTGGAGAAAGCCGTAAACATCAGCATTGATATGGAGCTGGCCGTTATTAAAAACGCCCGTCCCGGTGTAAAATGTTACGAACTGGTATCGCAAGCACATCAGGTGGCTATCGCCAATAACGCGCGGTTGGGTTATCCGGCTATTATTACTACGCAAGGGCAAACACTACATACCCATTATTATGGTCACGAACTAAAGGAAGGCGATATGGTATTGAGCGACATTGGTGCTGAAAATGCCATGCACTACGGTGGCGATTTAACGCGCACCTTCCCGGCAGGTAAAAAGTTCACCACCAGGCAGGCCGAGCTTTACAATACGGTATTGAACTCGATGGATCATGCCATCAGCATGCTGAAACCGGGTGTAAGGTACCGGGATATTCACTTTGCCGCCTGCGAGAAACTGGTTGAAGGCCTGGTGAGTGTAGGGATAATGAAAGGCGATCCGGCTGAGGCTGTGGCCGCAGGCGCGCATACCATGTTTTTTCAATGCGGATTAGGACACATGCTGGGTATGGATACGCACGACATGGAAGACCTCGGCGAGCAGTTTGTTGGTTATACCGATGAATTGAAGAAAGAGACCGGCATTTTCGGACTTAAATCATTACGCCTGGGGCGCGAGCTGCAGGCCGGTTTTGTGCTTACGGTTGAGCCGGGCATCTATATAATTCCGGAATTAATAGATCGCTGGCAGGCCGAAAATAAGTATGCTGACTTTATTGATTACAACGTACTGAATACCTACCGCGATTTTGGCGGCATCCGTATTGAAGATAACTTTTTAATAACCGAAACCGGACATCAGTTATTAGGTAAATACCTGCCCAAAACCCTGCACGAAATTGAGGGTTTAAAATAA
- a CDS encoding helix-turn-helix domain-containing protein: MIKAEAIDKVREDIITAAEEVFKKYGYLRVSMQDISKASGKGRSTLYYYFRNKMEVFDAVSHRLFSQLLKECQKVISPEATFVENIERYYTVKLRNLKKMITQYELVAEDLRQDPSLLAAKTTHKLQDNEIALLNNIIQWAQANNEIAQLSTEDSMFLSEIFVTAFKSFEQEIVIYNKLQNFEEKINWLVQILHKGLT, translated from the coding sequence ATGATTAAAGCGGAAGCTATAGATAAGGTACGTGAGGACATTATTACCGCTGCTGAAGAGGTATTTAAAAAGTATGGTTACCTGCGGGTAAGCATGCAGGATATATCAAAAGCAAGCGGTAAGGGCAGGAGTACGCTTTATTATTACTTCCGTAACAAGATGGAAGTTTTCGATGCCGTATCGCACCGCTTATTTAGTCAGTTATTAAAGGAGTGCCAAAAGGTAATAAGTCCCGAAGCAACGTTTGTAGAAAACATTGAGCGTTACTATACTGTGAAGTTGCGTAATCTTAAAAAAATGATAACGCAGTATGAGTTAGTGGCTGAGGATTTAAGACAAGATCCATCCCTTTTAGCTGCCAAAACAACGCACAAGTTACAGGATAACGAGATTGCCCTGCTTAATAATATTATTCAATGGGCGCAGGCTAATAACGAGATTGCGCAGCTGAGCACCGAAGATAGCATGTTCCTGTCGGAGATATTTGTAACCGCGTTTAAAAGCTTTGAACAGGAAATAGTTATTTATAATAAACTACAGAATTTTGAAGAAAAAATAAATTGGTTAGTCCAGATTTTACATAAAGGTTTAACGTAA
- a CDS encoding DUF6428 family protein, which translates to MNWEVFKAQLTANTGLKLQFQYAEGQRVDASYHITEIKQAPITSVDCGGVMNAWTEIIIQLWEPVSEGNREAMKVEKALSIINVVEKAMPLHPAATVKIEFGNQQFDTRQLIPKSIIIADTNLIIDLRPDTVQCKAIERGGNCGTPEVESVKKGEMQNLASASCCTPGSGCC; encoded by the coding sequence ATGAACTGGGAAGTATTCAAAGCGCAATTAACGGCCAATACCGGGCTAAAGTTACAGTTTCAGTATGCTGAGGGGCAACGGGTTGATGCATCATACCACATTACCGAGATCAAACAGGCGCCCATAACCTCGGTTGACTGTGGCGGGGTAATGAACGCGTGGACGGAGATTATTATACAATTATGGGAACCTGTAAGCGAGGGCAATCGCGAAGCGATGAAGGTGGAAAAGGCTTTATCGATTATTAACGTGGTTGAAAAAGCTATGCCCCTGCACCCGGCGGCTACGGTGAAAATTGAGTTTGGCAACCAGCAATTTGATACGCGCCAGCTCATACCAAAAAGTATAATTATAGCAGATACTAATTTGATAATAGACCTGCGGCCTGATACCGTACAATGCAAGGCTATCGAACGTGGCGGCAATTGTGGTACGCCTGAAGTTGAATCTGTTAAAAAAGGCGAAATGCAAAATTTAGCATCGGCTTCGTGCTGTACGCCGGGTTCGGGCTGTTGTTAA
- a CDS encoding arsenate reductase ArsC encodes MKKVLVLCTGNSCRSQIAHGYLELFSAGKAKIYSAGIETHGVNPRAIRVMAEDGVDISAHTSNHVDEYRDINFDYVITVCDNANEACPYFAGNVQRFHHNFPDPAKATGTDSEIMQQFEMVRDMIKAYTRDFADKYLGS; translated from the coding sequence ATGAAAAAAGTATTAGTATTATGCACCGGCAACAGTTGCCGTAGCCAGATAGCACATGGTTATCTTGAATTATTTAGCGCCGGTAAGGCAAAAATTTACAGCGCAGGTATTGAAACGCATGGCGTTAATCCCAGGGCTATCCGGGTAATGGCCGAGGACGGAGTTGACATATCGGCCCATACATCAAACCATGTGGATGAATACCGGGATATTAACTTTGATTACGTAATAACCGTTTGCGACAATGCCAACGAAGCATGCCCTTACTTTGCGGGTAATGTTCAACGTTTTCACCACAATTTTCCCGATCCGGCAAAGGCAACAGGCACTGATTCGGAAATAATGCAGCAATTTGAAATGGTGAGGGATATGATTAAAGCATATACCCGTGACTTTGCTGATAAATACCTGGGTAGCTAA
- the arsB gene encoding ACR3 family arsenite efflux transporter, with translation MMEYKLPVVPKKRLSFIDRYLTLWIFAAMGTGLLLGNAIPSISVTISNYASGTINIPLAVGLILMMYPPLANVRYRYLGAIFKDLSLLSLSVILNWVVGPLLMFVLAIVFLPDKPDYMTGLILIGLARCIAMVLVWNDMADGNREYAAGLVALNSIFQLIFYSAYAYLFITVLLPLLGFKAQHVNVNVADVTKSTLIYLGIPFAAGFLSRYLLVKFKTEQWYEQRFIPAISPLTLIALLCTVVIMFSIKADVMVKLPSDVMRIALPLFIYFALMFALSFFMAKHLKAAYPRNAAIAFTATGNNFELAIAVAVGVFGINSGQALAGVVGPLVEVPALIMLVKLVTRLRAKYYY, from the coding sequence ATGATGGAATATAAACTGCCTGTTGTGCCAAAAAAGCGTCTGAGTTTTATAGACAGGTATTTAACGCTGTGGATATTTGCTGCGATGGGTACAGGTTTATTGCTCGGTAACGCAATACCGTCCATATCAGTAACTATAAGCAACTATGCGTCCGGAACAATCAATATTCCGCTCGCTGTGGGATTGATACTGATGATGTATCCGCCTTTGGCTAACGTTAGGTACAGGTATCTGGGTGCCATTTTTAAAGATTTATCGCTCTTGAGCTTGTCCGTAATACTTAACTGGGTTGTTGGGCCCCTGCTGATGTTTGTGCTGGCCATCGTGTTTTTGCCGGACAAGCCTGATTATATGACAGGCTTGATCCTGATCGGGCTGGCACGTTGTATAGCCATGGTTTTGGTGTGGAACGATATGGCAGATGGCAACCGTGAATATGCAGCCGGGCTTGTGGCTTTAAACAGTATTTTTCAGCTTATATTTTACAGCGCTTATGCATATTTGTTTATAACGGTACTATTGCCGTTGTTAGGCTTTAAGGCGCAGCATGTAAATGTAAACGTTGCTGATGTAACCAAGTCAACACTGATATATCTGGGTATACCTTTTGCTGCCGGATTTTTGAGCCGTTACCTTCTGGTAAAGTTTAAAACTGAACAATGGTATGAACAGCGTTTTATTCCGGCTATATCACCGCTCACGCTTATCGCTTTGTTATGTACAGTAGTTATCATGTTCAGTATAAAAGCTGATGTTATGGTTAAACTGCCATCAGACGTTATGCGCATAGCACTGCCATTGTTCATCTATTTCGCGCTGATGTTTGCGCTAAGTTTTTTCATGGCAAAGCATCTAAAGGCGGCCTATCCGCGAAATGCTGCTATCGCTTTTACCGCTACGGGTAATAATTTTGAGCTGGCAATAGCCGTAGCTGTTGGGGTATTCGGTATCAATTCAGGTCAGGCGCTTGCCGGTGTTGTAGGGCCGCTTGTCGAAGTGCCCGCGTTGATAATGCTGGTTAAATTAGTCACCCGTTTAAGGGCAAAATATTATTATTAA